A DNA window from Ctenopharyngodon idella isolate HZGC_01 chromosome 10, HZGC01, whole genome shotgun sequence contains the following coding sequences:
- the LOC127520858 gene encoding uncharacterized protein LOC127520858, giving the protein MKDDDVIQWRFGNENSLIAEINKRADRIAVYDDVPDGRFWNRLKLDKQTGSLTITNIRTELSGLYKLQINSVIKSFSLTVIGLLSFTRPRKSVSVKEGDSVIFRIDFLKILDNDVIQWRFKNTLIAEINKRADRITVNDDVLDGRFRDRLKLDNQTGSLTITNTRTEHAGVYLLQIHHTRVDFYLTVYNEVSVKKGDSVTLNSGLTEMKDDDVIQWRFGYNNTLIAEINKRFNSFTVYDDVLDGRFRDRLKLNNQTGSLTITNITTEHGGVYELQINSVRKRFLLTVYCELNIGLIYFIYCSIEVNLKKYQITFND; this is encoded by the exons ATGAAGGATGATGATGTGATCCAGTGGAGGTTTGGAAATGAAAACTCTTTAATAGCTGAAATCAATAAACGGGCCGACAGAATCGCTGTATATGATGATGTTCCTGATGGGAGATTCTGgaacagactgaagctggacaaacaaactggatctctgaccatcacaaacatcagaACTGAACTCTCTGGACTTTATAAACTACAGATCAACAGTGTGATCAAGAGTTTCAGTCTCACTGTCATTG GATTATTAAGTTTTACACGTCCACGGAAGTCAGTGTCAGTGaaggagggagattcagtcattTTCAGAATTGATTTTCTTAAAATTCTGGATAATGATGTGATTCAGTGGAGgtttaaaaacactttaatagcTGAAATCAATAAACGGGCCGACAGAATCACTGTAAATGATGATGttcttgatgggagattcagagacagactgaagctggacaatcaaactggatctctgaccatcacaaacaccagaactGAACATGCTGGAGTTTATCTACTACAGATCCACCATACGAGGGTTGATTTCTATCTCACTGTCTATA ATGAAGTATCAGTGAAGaagggagattcagtcactctaaacTCTGGTCTCACTGAAATGAAGGATGATGATGTGATTCAGTGGAGGTTTGGATATAATAACACTTTAATAGCTGAAATCAATAAACGGTTCAACAGCTtcactgtatatgatgatgttcttgatgggagattcagagacagactgaagctgaacaatcaaactggatctctgaccatcacaaacatcacaacTGAACATGGTGGAGTTTATGAACTGCAGATCAacagtgtgagaaagagatttcTTCTCACTGTTTATTGTGAGTtaaatattggtttaatttattttatttattgcagcATTGAAGTAAATCTAAAGAAGTAtcaaattacttttaatgactaa
- the c10h19orf44 gene encoding uncharacterized protein C19orf44 homolog: MGSRGGPRSSALDRAMAHLSGQRFSNTGISKDKRDVENFTSLARQTHFQDLSDIPPSQSENQDLAKSFVIGGGSRFLKKTSKDATEDRLSSAPSKTPAGMDEYKFIPQRSSQSTALSRLALIENRIRNQKSKGDDPSKDTLLAEPQETRLSVQSSSDLSMTGSRFLKKVVSAPQEEKVSERTSGLNENKGRRVSLESDEQDMRRLLGDSFSLSESSLQNSVRQKSPQPVKKLYKKQSEKSTVPSAAPERHKVLNHRSLSPSPSRSESRMVRFIERSVSSETDRSEIRSLDDLFPVAAAPDSDDTLSERSAVSDDFKLNVMTLDDLAPIPFAADEISQEKKETHARKEDRNKRSSNDISKVTSPPTPEEASAAYESDFESEIPSETPPSASEISEHLTDEAKDASLVSEAEYSSYKSQVDDNDDDHTLSRSSLSVSHSDPSSRSSSSNATVTRGPSPDRHVKEVAVQTQMDGFAYTWSSGRAAVGPSLGMTYVDPTPIASHTVSAEAIESLTAYSPAIFALNDMLRQQLALTRSFIDSTRRHYKSVLESLGPDYKYTTLQETKEFIRAHRPPKLSIEDALEEVLQEMQDYHYLK; this comes from the exons ATGGGGAGTCGTGGAGGACCGAGGAGTTCAGCTCTGGACCGGGCGATGGCTCATCTCTCTGGACAGAGATTCTCAAACACGGGGATATCAAAGGACAAAAGAGATGTG GAAAACTTTACATCACTGGCCAGACAGACCCATTTCCAGGACCTAAGTGACATCCCACCATCACAGAGTGAAAACCAGGACCTTGCGAAGAGTTTTGTTATAGGTGGCGGGAGTCGATTTCTGAAGAAGACCTCTAAAGATGCCACAGAAGACAGACTGTCATCCGCTCCTAGTAAAACTCCTGCAGGAATGGACGAATACAAGTTCATACCTCAACGTAGTTCACAAAGCACAGCTTTAAGTAGACTAGCGCTCATAGAGAACCGCATTAGAAACCAGAAAAGCAAAGGCGACGACCCCAGTAAAGATACACTCCTCGCAGAACCACAGGAGACACGTTTATCTGTCCAGTCCAGCAGCGATCTGAGCATGACAGGGAGTCGCTTTCTGAAGAAGGTGGTGTCCGCACCTCAAGAGGAGAAGGTTTCTGAGAGGACGTCTGgtctaaatgaaaataaaggaaGGAGAGTCAGTTTAGAAAGCGACGAACAGGACATGCGAAGACTTCTAGGAGATTCTTTTAGCTTGTCAGAGAGTTCCTTGCAAAATTCAGTGAGGCAGAAGAGCCCTCAACCAGTTAAAAAG TTATACAAGAAGCAGAGTGAAAAGTCCACCGTACCTTCGGCAGCCCCTGAAAGACACAAAGTTCTCAACCATAGAAGCCTTTCTCCTTCCCCCAGCAGGTCTGAGTCACGCATGGTCCGGTTCATTGAACGTTCTGTGTCCTCTGAAACGGATCGTAGTGAGATCCGGTCTTTGGATGATCTCTTTCCTGTTGCTGCAGCACCTGACTCTGATGACACTCTGAGCGAGAGGAGTGCAGTATCAGATG ATTTCAAACTCAACGTAATGACACTGGATGATCTTGCCCCTATACCTTTTGCAGCAGATGAAATATCACAAGAAAAG AAAGAAACACATGCCAGAAAGGAAGACAGAAACAAGAGGTCATCCAATGACATCTCAAAGGTCACTTCACCACCCACACCGGAAGAAGCCTCGGCAGCCTATGAGAGTGATTTTGAGAGCGAGATCCCATCTGAGACGCCACCAAGTGCCAGTGAGATCTCAGAACATCTCACAGATGAAGCCAAAGATGCCTCATTGGTCAGCGAGGCTGAGTACAGCTCATACAAATCCCAGGTTGACGACAACGATGATGACCATACTTTATCACGATCATCACTGTCAGTCAGCCACTCAGACCCTTCCTCGAGGTCTAGCTCGTCCAATGCGACGGTCACCCGCGGCCCCAGTCCTGACCGTCACGTAAAGGAGGTTGCGGTACAGACACAGATGGATGGATTTGCCTACACATGGTCTTCTG GCAGGGCTGCCGTTGGTCCGTCACTGGGCATGACGTACGTGGACCCCACTCCAATAGCCAGTCACACAGTCAGCGCTGAAGCCATAGAGA GTTTGACAGCATATAGTCCTGCCATTTTTGCACTCAACGACATGTTGCGGCAGCAGTTGGCCCTCACAAGATCGTTCATCGACTCCACCAGACGCCATTACAAATCAGTGCTCGAGTCCCTGGGACCTGACTACAAATACACCACATTACAGGAAACTAAAGAG tTCATCCGCGCTCACAGGCCGCCCAAACTAAGTATTGAAGATGCTCTAGAGGAAGTTCTACAGGAAATGCAGGACTATCATTACCTTAAATGA